The Moraxella nasicaprae sequence ACACAAAAGCCAATCACGCCCAATATTTTTTATCCGATTCCACTCATATTGCCCAGTTATTTTCCAAAAAATACAATCAATACAGGCATATGGTTGATGAATGGGTGATTGACAAAATACCAACACCAGTCAAACCACCAAATGCGTGTTTTTATTGGTAATGTTATCTTATTTTTTAATATTGCTAATAAAATAGCAAATCACCCAACCATCACTAATGGTAATAATCATGAGTAGCACCGAAACGCACAACACCCCTTCTGACAATACAGCAAGCATCAATACCCTGCCACACAATATTGACATGGAACGCTCCTTGCTGGCATCATTGATGGGCATTGATGATTCTTTTGAGAAAATTGACACCATCATCACTGCTGATGATTTTTATGGCGAAAGACACAAAAGAATTTTTGAAGCCATCAGCCATCTATCACGAGTCAATGAACCTTATGATGCCTTGATGGTTTATGAATATCTAAGCCGACAAAATCAGCTTGGCTTGGTCGGTGGCGAAGAGTATCTCACCCAAATCAATCAAAGTCCAGCGACTTTTTTTAATTTGGTCTCCTATGCCGAAAAAGTGCGAGAATTATCCGTCTATCGACAGATGATTAAAGCTGCCAACAACATGCTAAACCTCGCCTACCACCCAAAAAAACAAGGCATTACCGATATTTTGGATGTGGTTGAGGCAGATATTTTTCGTATTGGCGAAAGTTATGCCAATGGCAGCAGTAAATCAGGGCCAAAGAAAATCGATGATGTGCTAGGCAGTGTCGTCAATCAACTGCAAGAACTAAAACTAAGAGATGGCAATATCACAGGCTTGGATACAGGTTTTCTTGAACTAAACAACAAAACACTTGGTCTGCAAAACAGCGACATGATTATCGTGGCAGCCCGTCCATCGATGGGTAAGACCACTTTTGCCATGAACATCGCCCAAGCTGCTCTGATACAAAATGTACCTGTGGTTGTCTTTTCTATGGAAATGCCTGCCGAATCCATCGCCATGCGTCTGATGTCTTCATGGGGCGGTATCCATCAAGGTCGTCTGCGTTCTGGTACGATGTATGAAGATGAATGGGCATCTTTGATGAGTAGCATTACCTTTTTACAAGACAAACATCTATACATTGATGACCGAAACAATCTATCGCCATCAGAAATGCGTTCAACTTGTCGCAGACTTGCTAAAAATCACCCCGATGGTCTAGGGCTCATCATCATTGACTACCTACAATTGATGAAAGTGCCAGGCATGGAGAACAATCGTGTCGGTGAGATTGGCGAGATTTCTCGCAGTATCAAGGCACTGGCTCGTGAGATGAACTGCCCTGTCATCGCCCTATCACAGCTCAACCGTAGCCTAGAAAATCGCCCCAACAAACGCCCTGTCATGTCTGATTTGCGTGAATCTGGACAAATCGAGCAAGACGCTGACTTGATTTTGTTCATCTATCGTGATGAGGTTTATTATCCCGACAAAGAAAACAACAAGGGGCTGGCTGAAATCATCATTGGCAAACAGCGAAATGGT is a genomic window containing:
- the dnaB gene encoding replicative DNA helicase, whose protein sequence is MSSTETHNTPSDNTASINTLPHNIDMERSLLASLMGIDDSFEKIDTIITADDFYGERHKRIFEAISHLSRVNEPYDALMVYEYLSRQNQLGLVGGEEYLTQINQSPATFFNLVSYAEKVRELSVYRQMIKAANNMLNLAYHPKKQGITDILDVVEADIFRIGESYANGSSKSGPKKIDDVLGSVVNQLQELKLRDGNITGLDTGFLELNNKTLGLQNSDMIIVAARPSMGKTTFAMNIAQAALIQNVPVVVFSMEMPAESIAMRLMSSWGGIHQGRLRSGTMYEDEWASLMSSITFLQDKHLYIDDRNNLSPSEMRSTCRRLAKNHPDGLGLIIIDYLQLMKVPGMENNRVGEIGEISRSIKALAREMNCPVIALSQLNRSLENRPNKRPVMSDLRESGQIEQDADLILFIYRDEVYYPDKENNKGLAEIIIGKQRNGGLGKVPLRFIGEYTRFEDFIDAHDIPSDYQDEE